One genomic region from Doryrhamphus excisus isolate RoL2022-K1 chromosome 14, RoL_Dexc_1.0, whole genome shotgun sequence encodes:
- the LOC131101968 gene encoding F-actin-uncapping protein LRRC16A-like, with product MDQPELFESVRDAVGRGVKLTLRRKVQLEVKGEKVENKVLALASHRAFLLSARVPSKVEQSLSYLDIQGIHSNKATQVVLECERGPWTLWLSSLEEVDEVIAHVGFCLLRICPAMKLMKKVSVKPPERAATLRAIWEQQGPLDLGPCGGFSHQYRCVCEHLNLPYRDEVQWDVDTIYLSQDTRELNLQDFSHLDSRDLVAIVGVLEFNQWFTKLVSKDVKLSTDVCEQILRVVSRSGRLEELVLDNAGLKSDFAHRMSLALSHNPASSLHTLILSNNALEDKGMCLLSGQLTKLATGLKQLNLSRNSLSPKGINFLCQALCVNPSMAATLTHLELSGNSLRGDDLQNLHNFLSHDNHLQLLDLSCSDCSLEQTSASLLKGCLKHLSVLNMSKTVFSHRKCKEVPPSFKQFFSSSLALTAVNVSGTRLPAEALKALLLGLGCNPNLSDVSLDLSSCELRSAGSQILEGCIAEIPNIASLDISDNGLDGDLSTLLVWLAKNRSVRHLSLGRNFQNIKSKNVAPVLDNLVHMIQEEESPLTSLSLADSKLKGELTIVLNALGSNASLTKLDISGNAMGDMGAKMLAKALQINTKLRTLIWDRNNANPQGLQEVASALEKNFTIRFMPIPIVDAAQALKINPEKTEDALLKMERFLLRNHETRKYLQEQAYRLQQGIVTSTTQQMMDTMCVKVQDHLNSLMFSQSHVIQDDMKVAENLMNDARNSKTLLPSLYHVKSGALHGAIQDKLKSLAGEVAATMEDELQMMLASMLDAAEDLCPHVIKRSGLRQELLRAGAERMIVPRSFVTATLLEQSGVDIVNKISEVKLSAASFVSDRIVDEILDSLSTWQHTLAEHVTRKGQPVLRPESQETEVLDEMVLQPERLEEEGDRQLEDADTGLMMAQSKRKSILVRMLRPVSVAFEMEFDLDKALEEVPIHVVDPPPSQPEKMPSSTPALEELPHMEHQTLQHHTKVRPRPKKRNKPSRVAHVAASSAPQGAEHQGIMAKVDEGVDEFFSKNIMKVSFKRPVAQVVPASTQEAPEKKRESRRSGFFNLIKSRTSRSEKSQGTASISPPPPVSPTFVPPLSSVSKELPPMSPGALHRDDSYSDTDASPGPAGVAKKEEGEKEDSMESDHPVVPRHLGIPVMASDLLAEMKARQEKMVAQKPSSKEDGHLDVSQPGPVAAPRSKTPTVNPKAAPPQLCKTPLEEQEVLRTNFLSENSTPEALKGPIPAPRLKRLPSAPEPECHDGVSASSGDVLDLPASRSDPGGGDRAWSSLKRCARPPWRCEEERERAKSLPADVRNPQAPSGRRRSGEEGPTSADNQSEAAPDDGVDQA from the exons ATGGACCAGCCGGAGTTGTTCG AGAGCGTGCGGGACGCTGTGGGGCGCGGGGTCAAGCTGACCCTGAGGCGCAAGGTGCAgctggaggtcaaaggtgaaaagGTGGAGAACAAAGTGCTG GCCTTAGCGTCGCATCGAGCCTTCCTGCTGTCAGCACGCGTCCCCTCCAAG GTGGAGCAGTCCCTCAGCTACCTGGACATCCAGGGTATCCATAGCAACAAGGCGACGCAG gtggtGCTGGAATGCGAACGCGGCCCGTGGACGCTTTGGTTGAGCTCACTGGAGGAAGTGGATGAAGTGATCGCTCATGTCGGGTTCTGTCTGCTGAGGATCTGCCCGGCCAT GAAGCTGATGAAGAAGGTGAGCGTGAAGCCTCCGGAGCGAGCCGCCACCTTGCGCGccatctgggagcagcaggGCCCGCTGGACCTGGGACCATGTG GAGGATTCTCTCATCAGTACCGCTGTGTGTGTGAGCACCTCAACCTGCCCTACAGGGACGAGGTCCAGTGG GATGTGGACACCATCTACCTGAGCCAGGACACCAGAGAGCTCAACCTTCAGGACTTCAGTCACCTGGACAGCAG ggATCTGGTGGCcatcgtgggcgtgctggagttCAACCAGTGGTTCACAAAGTTGGTCTCCAAGGACGTCAAACTG TCCACAGACGTGTGCGAGCAGATCCTGCGAGTCGTATCCCGATCCGGTCGCCTTGAGGAGCTGGTTCTGGACAACGCCGGGCTCAAAAG TGACTTTGCTCACAGGATGTCGCTGGCCTTGTCTCATAACCCCGCCTCCTCGCTGCACACCCTCATCCTCAGCAACAACGCTCTGGAAGACAAAG gCATGTGTCTTCTGAGTGGTCAGCTGACCAAACTTGCGACAGGTCTGAAGCAGTTGAATCTCAGCAGGAACTCCTTGTCTCCCAAAG gcatCAACTTCCTGTGTCAGGCTCTGTGTGTAAACCCCAGCATGGCCGCCACCCTCACACACTTGGAACTGTCGGGAAACTCGCTTAGAGGAGACGACCTGCAG AACCTACACAACTTTTTGAGTCATGACAACCACTTACAACTTCTGGATTTGTCCTGCAGTGACTGCTCACTGGAGCAg ACATCAGCGTCTCTGCTCAAAGGATGTTTGAAGCACCTCAGTGTTCTCAACATGTCAAAGACTGTCTTCTCTCACAG GAAGTGCAAAGAGGTTCCTCCATCCTTCAAACAGTTCTTCAGCTCGTCTTTGGCTCTGACTGCGGTCAACGTGTCGGGAACCAGACTTCCTGCGGAAGCACTCAA GGCGCTGCTGCTGGGTCTGGGCTGCAACCCCAACCTCAGCGACGTGTCTCTGGATTTGAGCAGCTGCGAG TTGCGCTCAGCAGGATCTCAGATCTTGGAGGGCTGCATCGCTGAGATTCCCAACATCGCCAGTCTGGACATCTCAGACAACG GTCTGGATGGAGACCTGAGCACGCTGTTGGTCTGGCTGGCCAAGAACCGCTCTGTCCGCCATCTTTCACTGGGAAGAAACTTCCAGAACATCAAGTCAAA GAATGTGGCTCCGGTCCTGGACAACCTGGTCCACATGATCCAGGAGGAAGAGTCA CCGCTGACCTCGCTGTCGCTAGCAGATTCCAAGCTGAAGGGCGAGCTCACCATCGTCCTCAACGCTTTGGGTAGCAACGCCTCTCTCACCAAGCTGGACATCAGCGGGAACGCCATGGGCGACATGGGCGCCAAGATGCTGGCCAAGGCCCTGCAGATCAACACCAAGCTCAG GACGCTTATCTGGGACAGAAACAACGCCAACCCTCAAGGTCTGCAGGAAGTGGCGTCCGCTTTGGAGAA GAACTTCACCATCCGATTCATGCCGATTCCCATCGTTGATGCTGCTCAGGCGCTCAAGATCAACCCGGAAAAGACGGAAGATGCCCTGCTGAAG ATGGAGCGCTTCCTGCTGAGGAACCACGAAACCCGGAAGTACCTCCAGGAGCAGGCGTACCGGCTGCAGCAGGGCATCGTCACCAGCACCACCCAACAG ATGATGGACACCATGTGTGTCAAGGTTCAGGATCACCTGAACTCACTGATGTTCTCCCAGAGCCACGTAATCCAGGATGACATGAAGGTTGCAGAGAATCTGATGAACGATGCCAGGAACTCCAAGACC CTGCTCCCCAGCCTGTACCATGTGAAGAGCGGCGCCCTACACGGGGCCATCCAGGACAAACTGAAGTCGCTGGCAGGAGAGGTGGCAGCCACAATGGAGGATGAGTTGCAG ATGATGCTGGCATCCATGTTGGACGCCGCAGAGGATCTGTGTCCTCATGTCATTAAGAGGAGCGGCCTTCGTCAGGAGTTGCTGAGGGCGGGGGCCGAGAGGATGATAGTCCCTCGCAGCTTTGTCACCGCCACACTGCTGGAGCAGTCGGGCGTTGACATCGTTAACAAAATTAG TGAAGTGAAGCTCAGCGCGGCGTCCTTTGTCTCCGATCGTATTGTGGACGAGATCCTGGACTCTTTGTCCACATGGCAGCACACGCTG GCTGAGCATGTGACCAGGAAAGGCCAGCCTGTGTTGCGTCCCGAGTCTCAGGAGACAGAGGTTCTAGACGAGATGGTTCTGCAACCGGAGCGCCTCGAGGAGGAAGGTGACCGTCAGCTGGAGGACGCAGACACTGGCTTG ATGATGGCCCAGTCCAAGAGGAAGAGTATTCTGGTTCGGATGCTGCGGCCCGTCTCGGTGGCTTTTG AGATGGAGTTTGACCTGGACAAGGCTCTGGAGGAGGTGCCCATCCATGTGGTGGACCCGCCTCCCTCCCAGCCTGAAAAAATGCCCTCATCTACCCCTGCATTGGAGGAGCTGCCACACATGGAGCACCAGACACTGCAGCATCACACCAAAGTGCGACCTCGGCCCAAGAAGAGAAACAAACCCAGCAGAGTCGCC CACGTCGCAGCAAGTTCAGCACCTCAAGGGGCGGAGCATCAGGGCATCATGGCAAAGGTTGACGAGGGCGTGGATGAGTTCTTCTCCAAGAACATCATGAAAGTCAGCTTTAA ACGTCCCGTCGCACAAGTAGTGCCAGCGAGCACGCAGGAGGCGCCTGAAAAGAAGCGGGAATCCAGGAGGAGTGGTTTCTTCAACCTGATCAAATCTCGGACGTCCCGCTCAGAGAAGAGCCAGGGGACGGCCTCAATCAGTCCGCCTCCGCCAGTGTCCCCCACCTTTGTTCCCCCCTTATCCTCTGTCAGCAAGGAGCTTCCGCCCATGTCCCCCGGGGCGCTGCATAGGGATGACAGCTATTCCGACACGGATGCCTCACCGGGCCCTGCTGGGGTGGCCAAGAAGGAGGAGGGAGAGAAGGAGGACAGCATGGAGTCGGACCATCCGGTCGTCCCGCGTCACCTTGGAATTCCGGTCATGGCCTCTGACCTTCTGGCTGAGATGAAGGCGCGACAGGAGAAGATGGTGGCTCAGAAG CCGTCCTCCAAAGAAGATGGACACCTGG ACGTCTCACAACCTGGACCAGTGGCCGCCCCCAGGTCCAAAACCCCCACTGTTAACCCCAAAGCAGCCCCCCCTCAACTCTGCAAAACCCCACTggaggaacaggaagtgctgcGTACAAACTTCCTGTCAGAGAATTCCACTCCTGAAGCTCTCAAAGGTCCCATTCCTGCTCCTCGCCTGAAGAGATTGCCGTCTGCACCGGAACCCGAGTGCCACGATGGAG TATCGGCTTCTTCTGGGGACGTCTTGGATCTTCCCGCCTCGAGGAGCGACCCCGGCGGGGGCGATAGGGCGTGGTCATCGCTGAAGAGGTGTGCCCGCCCCCCTTGGAGGTGTGAAGAGGAGCGGGAACGCGCCAAGTCCCTCCCCGCCGACGTGCGGAACCCTCAGGCCCCCTCCG GGAGACGTAGGTCTGGGGAGGAGGGGCCGACGTCAGCTGACAACCAATCGGAGGCCGCTCCAGACGACGGCGTCGATCAAGCCTGA
- the LOC131101988 gene encoding zinc finger protein 572-like isoform X1 has product MSSKRQTLFKLTKTSSRSKFVICPPFLHVSLLPRRHHALPEVHLLRRGTAVVCGGVCTKPLRKSRPHVRRAASAGVGSPADDRRRGGLPAAAAKRRRSLSTSAAEVAAHRAARGGRGRHRGPAGGLRQRLRESPEDVRQLVVGKEVQSKPEPPRVKQEEEGRDDEEAAPPSPRHESEGSDEDWMGSGDDAPVKGSQVVGGGGGGVSTTCCECGKSFLNALRLKRHKKTHSGEKPYVCSVCGKSSRQKGDLIKHMRTHTGEKPFSCSVCGSSFIHSQALVQHTRTHTQEKPFSCSVCDETFARKDYLKTHMRRHTGEKPFSCPFCGKSFRQRVNMTSHMRVHTGHKPYSCSICDKSFSVKGNVRIHMRTHTGEKPFSCSVCDKGFTQKVNLLSHKCAGRAPPDQ; this is encoded by the exons atgtcCTCCAAACGTCAGACGCTCTTCAAGTTGACAAAAACTTCATCCCGGTCCAAGTTTGTCATTTGTCCTCCCTTCCTGCACGTGTCGCTGCTCCCCCGGCGCCACCACGCGCTGCCGGAAGTGCATCTTCTCCGACGCGGAACTGCGGTGGTGTGCGGCGGTGTCTGCACAAAGCCGCTCCGAAAAAGCCGCCCGCATGTGCGCCGTGCAGCTTCTGCGGGTGTCGGTTCGCCAGCGGATGACCGCCGCCGTGGAGGACTTCCTGCTGCGGCtgcaaagagaagaagaagcctCTCGACTTCCGCTGCTGAGGTCGCTGCTCACCGAGCGGCTCGCGGCGGCCGCGGACGACATCGTGGTCCTGCTGGAGGACTTCGTCAACGACTACGAG AGAGTCCCGAGGACGTGCGGCAGCTGGTGGTGGGGAAAGAGGTGCAGAGCAAGCCGGAGCCCCCCCGCGttaaacaggaagaggagggcCGAGACGATGAAGAGGCAGCTCCTCCCTCCCCCCGCCACGAGAGCGAGGGCAGTGATGAGGATTGGATGGGGTCCGGCGACGACGCGCCGGTGAAAGGGTCCCAAGTGgttggtggcggcggcggcggcgtgtcCACCACCTGCTGCGAGTGCGGAAAAAGCTTCCTGAACGCCTTGCGCCTGAAGAGACACAAGAAGACGCACTCGGGAGAGAAACCGTACGTGTGCTCTGTGTGCGGAAAGAGCTCCCGGCAGAAAGGAGACCTGATCAAACACATGCGGACTCACACGGGCGAGAAGCCTTTCTCGTGCTCGGTGTGCGGGAGCAGCTTCATCCACAGCCAGGCGCTGGTCCAGCACACCAGGACGCACACCCAGGAGAAGCCCTTCAGCTGCTCCGTGTGCGACGAGACCTTCGCCCGCAAGGACTACTTGAAGACGCACATGAGGAGACACACGGGAGAGAAGCCCTTCTCCTGTCCCTTCTGCGGAAAGAGTTTCCGGCAGAGGGTGAACATGACGTCCCACATGAGAGTCCACACGGGACACAAGCCGTACTCCTGCTCCATCTGCGACAAGAGCTTCTCGGTGAAGGGCAACGTCAGGATCcacatgaggacgcacacgGGGGAGAAGCCCTTCAGCTGCAGCGTCTGCGACAAAGGCTTCACTCAGAAGGTCAACCTGCTGAGTCACAAGTGTGCCGGAAGGGCGCCGCCGGACCAATGA
- the LOC131101988 gene encoding zinc finger protein 32-like isoform X2, translating into MCAVQLLRVSVRQRMTAAVEDFLLRLQREEEASRLPLLRSLLTERLAAAADDIVVLLEDFVNDYEVRMKRSEWELRRQRKLLDAKTQSPAQSSRTPSGSPEDVRQLVVGKEVQSKPEPPRVKQEEEGRDDEEAAPPSPRHESEGSDEDWMGSGDDAPVKGSQVVGGGGGGVSTTCCECGKSFLNALRLKRHKKTHSGEKPYVCSVCGKSSRQKGDLIKHMRTHTGEKPFSCSVCGSSFIHSQALVQHTRTHTQEKPFSCSVCDETFARKDYLKTHMRRHTGEKPFSCPFCGKSFRQRVNMTSHMRVHTGHKPYSCSICDKSFSVKGNVRIHMRTHTGEKPFSCSVCDKGFTQKVNLLSHKCAGRAPPDQ; encoded by the exons ATGTGCGCCGTGCAGCTTCTGCGGGTGTCGGTTCGCCAGCGGATGACCGCCGCCGTGGAGGACTTCCTGCTGCGGCtgcaaagagaagaagaagcctCTCGACTTCCGCTGCTGAGGTCGCTGCTCACCGAGCGGCTCGCGGCGGCCGCGGACGACATCGTGGTCCTGCTGGAGGACTTCGTCAACGACTACGAGGTGAGGATGAAGCGGTCCGAGTGGGAACTCCGCCGCCAGAGGAAGCTGCTGGATGCCAAGACGCAGAGTCCCGCGCAGTCAAGCCGGACGCCGTCAGGCAG TCCCGAGGACGTGCGGCAGCTGGTGGTGGGGAAAGAGGTGCAGAGCAAGCCGGAGCCCCCCCGCGttaaacaggaagaggagggcCGAGACGATGAAGAGGCAGCTCCTCCCTCCCCCCGCCACGAGAGCGAGGGCAGTGATGAGGATTGGATGGGGTCCGGCGACGACGCGCCGGTGAAAGGGTCCCAAGTGgttggtggcggcggcggcggcgtgtcCACCACCTGCTGCGAGTGCGGAAAAAGCTTCCTGAACGCCTTGCGCCTGAAGAGACACAAGAAGACGCACTCGGGAGAGAAACCGTACGTGTGCTCTGTGTGCGGAAAGAGCTCCCGGCAGAAAGGAGACCTGATCAAACACATGCGGACTCACACGGGCGAGAAGCCTTTCTCGTGCTCGGTGTGCGGGAGCAGCTTCATCCACAGCCAGGCGCTGGTCCAGCACACCAGGACGCACACCCAGGAGAAGCCCTTCAGCTGCTCCGTGTGCGACGAGACCTTCGCCCGCAAGGACTACTTGAAGACGCACATGAGGAGACACACGGGAGAGAAGCCCTTCTCCTGTCCCTTCTGCGGAAAGAGTTTCCGGCAGAGGGTGAACATGACGTCCCACATGAGAGTCCACACGGGACACAAGCCGTACTCCTGCTCCATCTGCGACAAGAGCTTCTCGGTGAAGGGCAACGTCAGGATCcacatgaggacgcacacgGGGGAGAAGCCCTTCAGCTGCAGCGTCTGCGACAAAGGCTTCACTCAGAAGGTCAACCTGCTGAGTCACAAGTGTGCCGGAAGGGCGCCGCCGGACCAATGA
- the LOC131101994 gene encoding gastrula zinc finger protein XlCGF8.2DB-like gives MEQRNETATKAEVLPSDVFKVIVGAPPRPETPRIKEEDATEVRVAAGGEDDAPGEADGDRRGGAQAARDTSTTCSQCGKTFYSKSNLNLHKKIHTGEKPFGCSLCGKRFSRKENMSRHVSTHSGLKPFSCSVCGSSFTQHDSLLRHVATHERAKSFACSVCAKAFYDQYHLRRHMEVHSQEKPFSCSLCTRTFRHRSAVDAHLRTHTGEKPFSCSSCEASFTRHPALLQHMKKHSGIKPFACPVCQCRFTLRHTLEQHVRTHTQEKPFDCSLCGKSFSRKGGLSTHMVTHTGEKPFHCSVCNRAFSWSSQLKRHKCAGHMPAVLTLTHVPAQELAVSTK, from the exons ATGGAACAGCGGAACGAAACCGCGACGAAAGCGGAAG TGTTGCCGTCAGACGTCTTCAAGGTGATTGTAGGTGCACCGCCCCGGCCGGAGACCCCCCGCATCAAGGAGGAGGACGCGACGGAGGTTCGGGTGGCGGCAGGGGGCGAAGACGACGCTCCAGGAGAGGCTGATGGAGACCGCCGTGGAGGAGCACAGGCAGCCCGCGACACGTCCACCACATGCTCGCAGTGCGGAAAGACCTTTTACTCCAAGTCCAACCTGAACTTGCACAAGAAGATCCACACGGGAGAGAAGCCGTTCGGCTGCTCGCTGTGCGGGAAGAGGTTCTCCCGGAAAGAGAACATGAGCCGACACGTGAGCACTCACAGCGGCCTGAAACCTTTCAGCTGCTCCGTGTGCGGCTCCTCCTTCACTCAGCACGACAGCCTGCTGCGACACGTGGCCACGCACGAGCGCGCCAAATCCTTTGCGTGCTCCGTGTGCGCCAAGGCCTTCTATGACCAGTACCACCTCAGGCGCCACATGGAGGTGCACAGCCAGGAGAAACCTTTCAGCTGCTCGCTATGCACCAGGACCTTCCGGCACCGCTCGGCTGTGGACGCGCACTTGCgcacgcacacgggagaaaaacctttcagctgCTCGAGCTGCGAGGCCAGCTTCACCCGCCACCCGGCGCTGCTGCAGCACATGAAGAAGCACTCCGGCATCAAGCCCTTCGCCTGCCCGGTGTGCCAGTGCCGCTTCACGCTGCGCCACACGCTGGAGCAGCACGTGAGGACGCACACGCAGGAGAAACCCTTCGACTGCTCCCTCTGCGGGAAGAGCTTCTCTCGGAAGGGCGGCCTCAGCACGCACATGGTGACCCACACGGGGGAGAAGCCGTTTCACTGCAGCGTCTGCAACAGGGCCTTCTCCTGGAGCTCGCAGCTGAAGAGACACAAGTGTGCCGGCCACATGCCTGCTGTCCTTACGCTGACGCATGTGCCGGCGCAGGAGCTGGCGGTCAGCACAAAGTAG
- the LOC131101980 gene encoding vacuolar protein sorting-associated protein 52 homolog: MAEAALVSSCVDVNIAETPTQLAMAYFQDEMNDGESAQLNLGELDLTTDEFILDEVDLHIQANLEDDLVKEALKTGVDLRQYSKQVEAELQKIEQASIKDYIKESQNIALLHQQISACDAILERMEEMLSGFQSDLSSISSEIHTLQQQSLSMNVRLKNRQAVRSNLSQLVDELLVPAAMISIILESPVTEQDFLEQLHELNNKINLAKELSFRETLACSDIQDIVDRLKVKAVSKIREFILQKIYSFRKPMTNYQIPQNTLLKSRFFYQFLLANERTAAKEVRDEYVDTMSKIYYSYFKSYSGRLLKVQYEEVADKDDLMGVEDTAKKGFFSKPSLKSRNTIFTLGQRGAILSPPELEGPILVPHTAQRGDSRYPYETLFRSQHYALLDNGCREHLFLSDFFMVAGNSALDLFNSIMGKTLSMFLRSMSTYVSDCYDSIAIFLCIHVILRFRAITTKRNIPALDKYWEAVLELLWPRFELILEMNIHSIRNTDPQKLGVLDTRPHYITRRYAEFSSAIVSINQTFPSERTNALLAQLQVEVENFVLKMAAEFPSRRDQLIFLINNYDMMLSVLMERAADDSKEVEGFQQLLLARTQEFIEEILSPPFGGMISFVKEAEALVEKGQLERLKNEEARICQLVRGFSSSWKQSVEAMSQDVMRSFTNFKNGTSIIQGALTQLIQYYHGFHKILNQPTFRSLPVRSELINLHHLMVEVKKHKPNF; the protein is encoded by the exons ATGGCGGAGGCGGCTTTAGTCTCCTCTTGTGTGGATGTCAACATTGCTGAGACTCCGACACAACTCGCCATGGCCTACTTTCAAGACGAG ATGAATGATGGGGAAAGTGCCCAGCTCAACCTGGGAGAACTGGACCTGACCACTGATGAGTTCATCTTGGACGAAGTGGACC TGCACATCCAGGCCAATCTGGAAGACGACCTTGTCAAGGAGGCCCTTAAAACT GGTGTTGACCTGCGTCAGTACTCCAAACAGGTGGAGGCAGAGCTTCAAAAGATCGAACAGGCCTCTATCAAAGACT ACATTAAGGAGAGCCAGAACATCGCTCTGCTGCACCAGCAGATCAGCGCTTGTGATGCCATCCTGGAG AGGATGGAGGAGATGCTGAGCGGCTTCCAGAGCGACCTGTCGTCCATCAGCAGCGAGATCCACACGTTGCAGCAGCAGTCCCTCAGCATGAATGTCCGTCTAAAGAACCGCCAGGCGGTGCGCAGCAACCTCAGCCAGTTGGTGGACGAGCTGCTTGTGCCCGCCGCCATGATCTC AATCATCCTGGAGAGTCCAGTGACGGAGCAGGACTTCTTGGAGCAGCTCCACGAGCTCAACAACAAGATCAACTTGGCCAAGGAGCTCAGCTTCCGAGAGACGTTGGCCTGCTCTGACATCCAGGACATCGTGGACCGCCTCAAGGTCAAG GCAGTGTCAAAGATCCGAGAGTTCATTCTGCAGAAGATCTACTCCTTCAGGAAGCCCATGACCAACTACCAGATCCCACAGAACACGCTACTCAAGTCCAG GTTCTTCTACCAGTTCCTGCTGGCCAACGAGAGAACGGCAGCCAAAGAGGTGCGTGACGAGTATGTGGACACCATGAGTAAGATCTACTACAGTTACTTCAAGTCGTACAGCGGTCGGCTGCTGAAAGTGCAG TACGAAGAAGTCGCAGACAAGGATGACCTGATGGGGGTGGAAGATACCGCCAAGAAAG GTTTCTTCTCCAAGCCGTCTCTGAAGAGCAGGAACACCATCTTCACACTCGGCCAGAGGGGGGCGATACTAAGTCCCCCAGAGCTAGAGGGCCCCATTCTGGTTCCTCACACGGCTCAGAGAGGCGACAGCAGG TACCCTTATGAGACGTTGTTCCGCAGCCAACACTATGCCTTGCTGGACAACGGCTGCAGAGAGCACCTCTTCCTGTCCGACTTCTTCATGGTGGCCGGAAACTCCGCCCTCGACCTGTTCAACAGCATCATGGGAAAGACGCTCAGCATGTTCCTG aggAGCATGTCTACGTACGTGTCTGACTGCTACGACAGCATCGCCATCTTCCTGTGCATCCACGTCATCCTCCGCTTCCGAGCTATCACCACCAAGAGGAACATTCCCGCTCTTGACAA gtacTGGGAGGCCGTGCTGGAGCTGCTGTGGCCTCGCTTTGAGCTCATCCTGGAAATGAACATCCACAGCATCAGAAACACAGACCCTCAGAAACTGGGAGTGCTGGACACCAGACCCCATTAT ATCACACGTCGTTATGCTGAGTTCTCTTCAGCCATCGTCAGCATCAACCAGACGTTCCCCAGTGAGAGAACCAACGCTCTGCTGGCTCAACTTCAG GTGGAGGTGGAAAACTTTGTGCTGAAGATGGCGGCAGAGTTTCCGTCCCGGAGAGACCaactcatcttcctcatcaACAACTACGACATGATGCTCAGCGTCCTCATg GAGAGGGCAGCGGATGACAGCAAAGAGGTGGAAGGTTTCCAGCAGCTGCTGCTGGCCAGGACGCAG GAGTTTATTGAGGAGATCTTGTCACCGCCCTTCGGAGGGATGATCTCCTTTGTGAAGGAGGCCGAGGCACTGGTGGAGAAAGGGCAGCTGGAGCGACTGAAGAACGAGGAAG CTCGGATCTGTCAGCTGGTCCGAGGATTCTCCAGCTCGTGGAAACAGTCAGTGGAGGCCATGAGTCAGGACGTCATGCGGTCCTTCACCAACTTCAAGAACGGTACCAGCATCATCCAG GGCGCCCTCACCCAGCTCATCCAGTACTACCACGGCTTCCATAAGATCCTCAACCAGCCCACCTTCCGGAGCCTGCCGGTCCGCTCCGAGCTCATCAACCTGCACCATCTCATGGTGGAGGTCAAGAAGCACAAGCCCAACTTCTAA